Proteins from a single region of Streptomyces spectabilis:
- a CDS encoding glycosyl hydrolase family 18 protein → MALALLTTLLGALTVTQAPPAVAAMHSYKAVTFNMLNGNRWDESSPVGKDPKVKGKGNLETDILLAEEPDVVALQEIGSYAPCRANAVTRQVESEELDDTEPPIDWEVTKCEAPFEVADDYDLFYLTIGSGNATRNLGLVVREDVPFDDNDNDNVHVIGRADDGNQYDSPKPMLGIKLGGDTWFYTVHGANNDHTRRDQGDTVNRIRAAKADAGNDSWTVLGDFNKKATAWTAAELGGAHVVDSEAATHEAPLPTLAHGKNLDYAISSTAPPADYGGVRLDDVYSDHHAVSFETFCTAGNVVPRSTTTLAKACKKPSAAVSMGDSYISGEGGRWQGNANTRDKGSWGTDRAAEGREVYEKGTDGKDDCHRSDVAEIKGAEISGIPKERRFNIACSGAETKHVIDTEQNGEKPQVQQLAGIAGRYDVDTIALSIGGNDLGFSGIVKGCAVGFELNLGPCAKKAGEQIRRDLERVRKNVVKSIDAIRATMSKAGQSPGSYRLVLQSYPSPLPASADMKYGEENNDRYNKGGCPFYDADADWTREYAITNISTMLRGAAEESGVSFLDLRDALAGHELCAKSTRQASSDHTLAKPLPAEDAEWVRFVSGFTTPGETQEAIHPNAYGQKALSACLTKFAAATGGDTKPWTYTCRGEKGSEPGDVGVSGDPAIEAAVRTADSGSPNQYLFRGHQYARFEEGTDNPLGEVKDIAAGWSSLNGTPFASGFDAAFEAEKYGKRQLILFRGDQYVRVEIPMNGTDDSLAKGPMSITTGFKLFEGTPFATGVDAAVEIGDDRIMLFRGGQMAIFKLDIDGTGDKWVMEPRAISEGLPVLKGTGFESGIGTAMQRTVYDPEPNGSDVYLINGAQALRLYLDEDLSKSKVEKGPMPVTEMWPSLKGSIFSGEGPRSPRSVRISSWTRNLGSDNGTNRDRVLQRHGPRSEWVSTGPDNASTGRWYITGDLKEDGELETTIRNQTGRYLQGDGGKSRQWASVTDTPRVWKIKGTHRGNLYRITTDDEKWCLSAESFSDDWGFLEPCVGDTRTNHLWYIDNADVTITPRPQPIDRTGPLKSAKDDLVADVDNGNTEPGTRVKALAPKDDPAQKWWARSTPKGWQLISALDGAPVLAHDTDKHEARLAKDDDGDRAQLWQAEDAGDGWTRLRNGGRCLTAGGADETLGVKDCASGDAGQRWKATGLTPDKPKERSGEIVGLSGKCLDVKSGSNENGTPVQIWDCNNSEAQKWTLPGDGTVRALDKCLDVASSGTANGTLTQLWNCNGSSAQQWRPGENKELRNPGSDKCLDVPSSVAENGRQTQIWNCNGSEAQKWTLPDASRDDDQGKDGDAGDPYDDAEPVRDDKPAASGDCRPDGMAKTAGVNTPYCDVYDEQGREWLGNGRSRRVVGYFTGWRTGAKGDPKYLVGNIPWTKVTHINYAFAHIKDDKISVGDTSDPKNPATGMTWPGNPRAEMDDSLPYKGHFNLLNKYKKRHPSVKTLISVGGWAETREFYSMATHADGSVNQGGIDTFADSVVDFLQRYGFDGVDIDYEYPTALPKTGNPKDWDVADPRRKGLTKGYNALMKTLREKLDRAGADKGRYFQLTSAGSSSGYLVRGLDAGKAFQYQDFVNVMSYDLHGSWNKYVGPQAPLYDDGKDNELADAGVYDDQKADTKDFQKHGYFNTDWAYHYYRGALPAGRINLGLPYYTRGWRDVQGGQDGLWGTSSLPQQGDCPLGTGGRGGHSDCGMGAEGIDNIWHDIEDGKEVAAGSNPLWHAKNLQRGTAPGYLKSYGLDTTQQRNKLRGDYAEKYSSELEAPWLWNADKKVFLSTENERSIDAKAEYVKDNGIGGVMLWELAGDYAERPGGEYGMGYDLTTRLDKAMRAAGPYGSTKAGQGRTLPRQVIDADVELVDFPTGKDDFYPLQPKLRITNNSGQSLGQGTEISFDIPTSAPPVIKDGDYKEMPIIKPGRTGPNQGGLKADFHRVTIELDYCQDIPPGKSLDIDVKYYLPITGPANTTVKIGDKEYGVTGDQRRGTDTVEPPAPAAGGCPAVDWKPGKTYTPAAGRLWGAFDKGDKGWQFEYQQMNMDHFPDQSRVHLVSPSTTNPNQFWQVKDVGDGWYTIGNGDRCLTATDPGKDLATRDCGDGEQQRWRFVPVNDDGTEGSPGGPKHGKLFKLRAATGQEAEAANGDNDHETHILTGDPKRATGAYVKHDGFYWYAQWYTTTEPGKAEADGSRPWKKLGPTP, encoded by the coding sequence GTGGCGCTGGCCCTGCTGACGACGCTGCTGGGGGCCCTCACGGTCACCCAGGCACCACCCGCCGTCGCCGCCATGCATTCCTACAAGGCGGTCACGTTCAACATGCTGAACGGAAACCGTTGGGACGAGAGCTCGCCCGTCGGCAAGGACCCGAAGGTAAAGGGCAAGGGAAACCTGGAAACCGACATCCTGCTCGCCGAAGAGCCGGACGTCGTGGCCCTTCAGGAGATCGGCAGCTACGCGCCTTGCCGTGCGAACGCCGTGACGCGGCAGGTCGAGAGCGAGGAGCTCGACGACACCGAGCCCCCGATAGATTGGGAGGTGACCAAGTGCGAGGCACCGTTCGAAGTGGCTGACGACTACGACCTGTTCTACCTCACCATCGGCAGCGGCAACGCCACCAGGAACCTCGGTCTCGTAGTCCGTGAGGACGTGCCGTTCGACGACAACGACAACGACAACGTCCACGTCATCGGCCGTGCCGATGACGGGAACCAGTACGACAGCCCCAAGCCCATGCTCGGCATCAAACTGGGCGGTGACACATGGTTCTACACCGTGCACGGGGCAAACAACGACCACACGAGAAGGGACCAGGGCGACACCGTCAACCGCATCCGCGCAGCCAAGGCTGACGCGGGCAATGACAGCTGGACGGTGCTCGGTGACTTCAACAAGAAAGCGACTGCGTGGACTGCTGCTGAACTCGGCGGGGCGCATGTCGTGGACTCCGAAGCGGCCACACACGAGGCGCCACTCCCCACGCTCGCCCACGGAAAGAACCTGGACTACGCGATCAGCAGCACCGCGCCACCGGCCGACTACGGCGGCGTACGCCTGGACGACGTCTACTCCGATCACCACGCGGTGTCGTTCGAGACGTTCTGCACCGCTGGAAATGTCGTGCCCCGCTCCACCACCACACTGGCCAAGGCCTGCAAGAAGCCATCGGCCGCCGTCTCCATGGGCGACAGCTACATCTCCGGTGAAGGCGGCCGCTGGCAGGGCAACGCCAACACCCGGGACAAGGGCTCCTGGGGCACCGACCGTGCCGCCGAAGGGCGCGAGGTCTACGAGAAGGGCACGGACGGCAAGGACGACTGCCACCGCTCCGACGTCGCCGAGATCAAGGGCGCGGAGATCTCCGGCATCCCCAAGGAGCGACGCTTCAACATCGCCTGTTCCGGCGCGGAGACCAAGCACGTCATCGACACGGAGCAGAACGGTGAGAAGCCCCAGGTCCAGCAGCTCGCCGGCATCGCGGGGCGGTATGACGTCGACACCATCGCGCTCTCCATCGGCGGCAACGACCTCGGGTTCTCCGGCATCGTCAAAGGCTGCGCGGTCGGCTTCGAGTTGAACCTGGGCCCTTGCGCCAAGAAGGCGGGCGAGCAGATCCGACGTGACCTGGAGCGCGTACGCAAGAACGTCGTCAAGTCGATCGACGCCATCCGCGCCACCATGTCCAAGGCAGGACAGTCGCCGGGCAGCTACCGCCTGGTGCTCCAGTCCTACCCGTCCCCGCTGCCCGCGTCCGCCGACATGAAGTACGGCGAAGAGAACAACGACCGGTACAACAAGGGCGGGTGTCCCTTCTACGACGCCGACGCGGACTGGACCCGCGAATACGCCATCACCAACATCAGCACCATGCTGCGCGGCGCCGCCGAGGAGTCGGGGGTGTCCTTCCTCGATCTGCGCGACGCCCTCGCGGGGCACGAGCTGTGCGCCAAGTCGACGCGCCAGGCGTCGTCCGACCACACCCTCGCCAAGCCCCTTCCGGCTGAGGACGCGGAGTGGGTGCGCTTCGTCTCCGGCTTCACCACGCCGGGCGAGACGCAGGAGGCGATCCACCCCAACGCCTACGGCCAGAAGGCCCTGAGCGCCTGTCTGACCAAGTTCGCGGCGGCGACGGGCGGCGACACAAAGCCGTGGACGTACACCTGCCGGGGCGAGAAAGGCAGCGAGCCCGGTGACGTCGGCGTGTCCGGCGACCCGGCGATCGAGGCCGCCGTCCGCACCGCCGACAGCGGCTCCCCTAACCAGTACCTCTTCCGCGGCCACCAGTACGCCCGCTTCGAAGAGGGCACGGACAATCCGCTCGGCGAGGTGAAGGACATCGCCGCGGGGTGGTCCAGCCTGAACGGCACCCCGTTCGCCAGCGGCTTCGACGCGGCCTTCGAAGCGGAGAAGTACGGCAAGCGCCAGCTGATCCTCTTCCGCGGCGACCAGTACGTGCGCGTCGAGATCCCGATGAACGGCACCGACGACTCCCTCGCCAAGGGGCCGATGTCCATCACCACCGGCTTCAAGCTCTTCGAGGGGACGCCCTTCGCCACCGGCGTGGACGCCGCCGTGGAGATCGGCGACGACCGGATCATGCTGTTCAGGGGCGGCCAGATGGCCATCTTCAAGCTGGACATCGACGGCACCGGCGACAAGTGGGTGATGGAACCCCGGGCCATCTCCGAGGGCCTGCCCGTCCTCAAGGGCACCGGCTTCGAGAGCGGCATCGGCACCGCCATGCAGCGGACCGTGTACGACCCGGAGCCGAACGGCTCCGACGTCTACCTGATCAACGGCGCCCAGGCCCTGCGCCTGTACCTCGACGAGGACCTGTCGAAGAGCAAGGTCGAGAAGGGGCCGATGCCCGTCACGGAGATGTGGCCGTCCCTGAAGGGCTCGATCTTCTCCGGCGAGGGCCCGCGCTCTCCGCGCAGCGTGCGCATCTCCTCCTGGACTCGCAACCTCGGGTCGGACAACGGCACCAATCGCGACAGGGTGCTGCAGCGCCACGGACCCCGCTCCGAGTGGGTGTCCACAGGCCCGGACAACGCCAGCACAGGACGGTGGTACATCACCGGTGACCTGAAGGAGGACGGGGAGCTGGAGACGACCATCAGGAACCAGACGGGACGGTACCTCCAGGGAGACGGCGGAAAGTCGCGGCAGTGGGCGTCCGTCACCGACACACCCCGCGTCTGGAAGATCAAGGGGACGCACAGGGGCAATCTGTATCGCATCACCACGGATGACGAGAAGTGGTGCTTGTCCGCCGAGAGCTTCTCTGACGACTGGGGCTTCCTGGAGCCGTGCGTGGGCGACACCAGGACGAACCACTTGTGGTACATCGATAACGCGGACGTCACCATCACCCCCCGCCCCCAGCCCATCGACCGCACCGGCCCCCTCAAGTCCGCCAAGGACGACCTCGTCGCCGACGTCGACAACGGCAACACCGAGCCGGGCACCCGCGTGAAGGCGCTCGCGCCCAAGGACGACCCCGCCCAGAAGTGGTGGGCGCGGTCCACGCCGAAGGGGTGGCAGCTCATCAGCGCCCTGGACGGCGCCCCCGTACTCGCCCATGACACCGACAAGCACGAGGCGCGCCTGGCCAAGGACGACGACGGGGACAGAGCCCAGCTGTGGCAGGCCGAGGACGCGGGCGACGGGTGGACGCGGCTGCGCAACGGCGGCCGGTGTCTGACCGCCGGTGGCGCGGACGAGACGCTGGGCGTCAAGGACTGCGCGTCCGGCGACGCCGGGCAGCGGTGGAAGGCCACCGGCCTCACCCCGGACAAGCCGAAGGAGCGCAGCGGCGAGATCGTCGGGCTCAGCGGCAAGTGCCTGGACGTGAAGTCCGGGTCGAACGAGAACGGCACGCCCGTGCAGATCTGGGACTGCAACAACAGCGAGGCCCAGAAGTGGACGCTGCCCGGCGACGGGACCGTACGCGCGCTGGACAAGTGCCTGGACGTCGCGTCCTCCGGGACGGCGAACGGGACGCTGACGCAGCTGTGGAACTGCAACGGCAGCAGCGCCCAGCAGTGGCGGCCCGGCGAGAACAAAGAGCTGCGCAACCCCGGCTCCGACAAGTGTCTGGACGTGCCCTCCAGCGTCGCGGAGAACGGGCGGCAGACCCAGATCTGGAACTGCAACGGCAGCGAAGCCCAGAAGTGGACGCTGCCCGACGCGTCGCGCGACGACGACCAGGGCAAGGACGGCGACGCCGGAGACCCCTACGACGACGCCGAACCCGTGCGTGACGACAAGCCCGCCGCCTCCGGCGACTGCCGTCCCGACGGGATGGCGAAGACCGCCGGGGTGAACACGCCGTACTGCGACGTCTACGACGAGCAGGGCCGCGAATGGCTCGGCAACGGCCGGTCCCGGCGCGTGGTCGGCTACTTCACCGGCTGGCGCACGGGCGCGAAGGGCGACCCGAAGTACCTGGTCGGCAACATCCCGTGGACCAAGGTCACGCACATCAACTACGCGTTCGCGCACATCAAGGACGACAAGATCTCGGTCGGGGACACCTCGGACCCCAAGAACCCGGCGACCGGGATGACCTGGCCGGGCAATCCGCGCGCCGAGATGGACGACTCGCTGCCGTACAAGGGGCACTTCAACCTGCTGAACAAGTACAAGAAGCGGCATCCGTCGGTGAAGACGCTGATCTCGGTCGGCGGCTGGGCGGAGACCCGTGAGTTCTACTCGATGGCCACGCACGCGGACGGGTCGGTCAACCAGGGGGGCATCGACACCTTCGCGGACTCCGTCGTCGACTTCCTCCAGCGGTACGGGTTCGACGGGGTGGACATCGACTACGAGTACCCCACCGCGCTGCCCAAGACCGGCAACCCGAAGGACTGGGACGTCGCCGACCCGCGCCGCAAGGGCCTGACCAAGGGCTACAACGCCCTGATGAAGACGCTGCGGGAGAAGCTGGACCGGGCCGGGGCCGACAAGGGCCGGTACTTCCAGCTGACCTCGGCGGGCTCCTCGTCGGGCTACCTGGTGCGCGGCCTCGACGCCGGGAAGGCCTTCCAGTACCAGGACTTCGTCAACGTCATGTCGTACGACCTGCACGGCTCCTGGAACAAGTACGTCGGCCCGCAGGCGCCGCTGTACGACGACGGCAAGGACAACGAACTGGCTGACGCCGGCGTCTACGACGACCAGAAGGCGGACACCAAGGACTTCCAGAAGCACGGCTACTTCAACACCGACTGGGCCTACCACTACTACCGGGGCGCGCTGCCCGCCGGCCGCATCAACCTCGGCCTGCCCTACTACACGCGCGGCTGGCGCGACGTACAGGGCGGCCAGGACGGCCTGTGGGGCACCTCGTCGCTGCCGCAGCAGGGTGACTGCCCGCTTGGCACCGGTGGCCGTGGCGGCCACTCGGACTGCGGCATGGGCGCCGAGGGCATCGACAACATCTGGCACGACATCGAGGACGGCAAGGAGGTCGCCGCGGGCTCCAACCCGCTGTGGCACGCGAAGAACCTCCAACGCGGCACCGCGCCGGGCTACTTGAAGTCCTACGGACTCGACACCACGCAGCAGCGGAACAAACTGCGCGGCGACTACGCCGAGAAGTACAGCTCCGAGCTGGAAGCCCCGTGGCTGTGGAACGCCGACAAGAAGGTGTTCCTGTCCACCGAGAACGAGCGGTCCATCGACGCCAAGGCCGAGTACGTGAAGGACAACGGCATCGGTGGCGTCATGCTGTGGGAGCTGGCGGGCGACTACGCCGAGCGCCCCGGCGGCGAGTACGGCATGGGCTACGACCTGACGACGCGCCTGGACAAGGCGATGCGCGCCGCGGGCCCCTACGGGTCGACCAAGGCGGGCCAGGGGCGCACCCTGCCCCGGCAGGTCATCGACGCCGACGTCGAACTCGTCGACTTCCCCACCGGGAAGGACGACTTCTACCCCCTCCAGCCCAAGCTGCGCATCACCAACAACAGCGGGCAGAGCCTCGGCCAGGGCACCGAGATCTCCTTCGACATCCCCACCTCCGCCCCACCGGTCATCAAGGACGGCGACTACAAGGAGATGCCCATCATCAAGCCCGGCCGCACCGGGCCCAACCAGGGCGGCCTGAAGGCCGACTTCCACCGCGTGACCATCGAGCTCGACTACTGCCAGGACATCCCGCCGGGCAAATCCCTGGACATCGACGTCAAGTACTACCTGCCGATCACAGGGCCCGCGAACACCACGGTCAAGATCGGCGACAAGGAGTACGGCGTCACCGGTGACCAGCGCCGCGGCACCGACACCGTGGAGCCCCCGGCCCCGGCGGCCGGTGGCTGCCCCGCCGTCGACTGGAAGCCCGGCAAGACGTACACCCCGGCGGCCGGCCGTCTGTGGGGCGCGTTCGACAAGGGCGACAAGGGCTGGCAGTTCGAGTACCAGCAGATGAACATGGACCACTTCCCCGACCAGTCACGGGTCCATCTCGTCTCCCCCTCCACGACCAACCCCAACCAGTTCTGGCAGGTCAAGGACGTCGGCGACGGCTGGTACACCATCGGCAACGGTGACAGGTGCCTCACCGCCACCGACCCCGGCAAGGACCTCGCCACCCGGGACTGCGGCGACGGCGAACAGCAGCGCTGGCGCTTCGTCCCCGTCAACGACGACGGCACCGAGGGTTCGCCCGGTGGTCCGAAGCACGGCAAGCTGTTCAAACTGCGCGCCGCCACCGGACAGGAGGCCGAAGCCGCCAACGGCGACAACGACCACGAGACCCACATCCTGACCGGCGACCCCAAGCGTGCCACCGGCGCCTACGTCAAGCACGACGGCTTCTACTGGTACGCCCAGTGGTACACCACCACAGAACCGGGCAAGGCCGAGGCCGACGGCAGCCGCCCCTGGAAGAAGCTCGGCCCCACGCCGTAG
- a CDS encoding L,D-transpeptidase — MTRGNKGTRGQRGTRGNARIWGRGGAAAALGALLLTGCGLGGGGGEGGTGGGTGDKPAAAAPAAKPSPRAKPLPEALREGAKVNVFDGQTVGVGMPVSVTFARPVPAAERAAVERRLKVTTDNGTTGSWSWVKDRNLHEGQRIDYRPETYWKPGTKITVRAGKAIDRTVTVGRSLVATVDVRKHTMTVVKAGATRRVPITAGAPGMDTWNGTMVVSDKQRRVLMDSRTVGYGDAYKGYYDYAVHLTTSGTYLHQNPKANTFAGNTNVTHGCIGLATDGTARRFYEEVIPGDVIRVTGSTDTVAAGNGYGDWNVPWDQWKAGSAL, encoded by the coding sequence TTGACCAGGGGAAACAAGGGAACCAGGGGACAGCGCGGGACCAGGGGCAACGCCCGGATCTGGGGGCGCGGGGGAGCGGCGGCGGCGCTCGGCGCCCTGCTGCTCACGGGCTGCGGCCTCGGCGGCGGCGGGGGCGAGGGCGGCACGGGCGGCGGCACGGGCGACAAGCCGGCCGCGGCGGCCCCGGCGGCCAAGCCGTCCCCGCGCGCGAAGCCGCTGCCGGAGGCGCTGCGCGAGGGCGCAAAGGTCAACGTCTTCGACGGCCAGACGGTCGGCGTCGGCATGCCGGTGTCGGTGACGTTCGCGCGCCCCGTCCCGGCGGCGGAGCGCGCGGCGGTGGAGAGGCGCCTGAAGGTCACCACGGACAACGGCACCACCGGCTCCTGGAGCTGGGTCAAGGACCGCAACCTGCACGAGGGCCAGCGGATCGACTACCGCCCCGAGACCTACTGGAAGCCCGGCACGAAGATCACCGTCCGGGCGGGCAAGGCCATCGACAGGACCGTCACGGTGGGCCGCTCCCTGGTGGCCACGGTGGACGTGCGCAAGCACACCATGACGGTCGTGAAGGCCGGTGCGACGCGGCGCGTGCCCATCACGGCGGGCGCCCCGGGCATGGACACCTGGAACGGCACGATGGTCGTCTCCGACAAGCAGCGCCGCGTCCTCATGGACTCCCGGACCGTCGGCTACGGAGACGCGTACAAGGGCTACTACGACTACGCGGTGCACCTGACGACGTCGGGGACGTACCTCCACCAGAACCCGAAGGCCAACACGTTCGCGGGGAACACCAACGTGACGCACGGCTGCATAGGCCTCGCCACGGACGGCACGGCGCGGCGCTTCTACGAAGAGGTGATCCCCGGGGACGTCATCCGCGTCACCGGCTCCACGGACACGGTGGCCGCGGGGAACGGGTACGGCGACTGGAACGTGCCGTGGGACCAGTGGAAGGCGGGCAGCGCCCTGTAG
- a CDS encoding SigE family RNA polymerase sigma factor — MTEDEFDAFYASAFPRVVGQVYAFTGDHGQAQDVVQEAFVRAWDRRRDFLATQAPEAWIRTVAMRLAVSHWRRARRWLDLVRRTPPPEHAPGPGPEHLALVHALRQLPEAQRLAIVLHHLCDLSVEQVAAETGAPTGTVKARLARGRAALARILSASENDALGGPPSEKETGRVR; from the coding sequence ATGACGGAGGACGAGTTCGACGCGTTCTACGCGTCGGCGTTCCCCCGCGTCGTCGGCCAGGTGTACGCCTTCACCGGTGACCACGGGCAGGCCCAGGACGTCGTCCAGGAGGCGTTCGTCCGCGCGTGGGACCGGCGGCGCGACTTCCTCGCCACCCAGGCGCCTGAGGCGTGGATCCGTACGGTCGCCATGCGGCTCGCCGTCAGCCACTGGCGGCGGGCCCGGCGCTGGCTCGACCTCGTGCGCCGCACGCCGCCGCCCGAGCACGCGCCGGGCCCCGGCCCCGAACACCTCGCCCTCGTGCACGCCCTGCGGCAGCTCCCCGAGGCGCAGCGCCTCGCGATCGTGCTGCACCACCTGTGCGACCTCAGCGTGGAGCAGGTGGCCGCGGAGACCGGTGCCCCCACGGGGACGGTCAAGGCCCGCCTCGCGCGCGGCCGCGCGGCCCTCGCCCGGATCCTGTCGGCGAGCGAGAACGACGCCCTCGGCGGGCCGCCCAGCGAGAAGGAGACCGGCCGTGTCCGATGA
- a CDS encoding L,D-transpeptidase, which produces MSDDLSREPSAHEMPTPGVSDPEMPTPGVSDPEMPVPELSASLRSLAGSGAAPAPMAGAQVRRRAVARRRRRHAALAGGAAVAVAALTFGLTSAIGGGSDARPAPPAAPSTRSAAPAATVDLGARTLTLDGRRVPVSSGSTAHPTRTGRMTVVAKHRVKRLTSESVGLGDEYDVKLPWVVELRGPDGRADFILAMTYAEGAPGARDSTRGAIGLRSADARWVYERLPVGAVVTVRG; this is translated from the coding sequence GTGTCCGATGACCTGTCCCGCGAGCCGTCCGCCCACGAGATGCCCACCCCTGGAGTGTCCGACCCCGAGATGCCCACTCCCGGGGTGTCCGATCCCGAGATGCCCGTCCCGGAGTTGTCCGCCTCCCTCCGGTCGCTCGCCGGAAGCGGCGCCGCGCCCGCGCCCATGGCCGGGGCCCAGGTCCGGCGCCGCGCCGTGGCCCGGCGGCGGCGCCGGCACGCCGCCCTCGCGGGGGGCGCCGCCGTCGCCGTGGCCGCCCTCACGTTCGGCCTCACCAGTGCCATCGGCGGCGGCTCCGACGCCCGGCCCGCGCCGCCCGCCGCGCCCAGTACGCGCTCCGCGGCGCCCGCCGCCACCGTCGACCTCGGCGCGCGCACGCTGACCCTGGACGGGCGGCGCGTGCCCGTGTCCTCCGGGAGCACCGCCCACCCGACGCGGACCGGTCGCATGACGGTCGTCGCCAAGCACCGGGTGAAGCGGCTCACCAGTGAGTCGGTGGGGCTCGGGGACGAGTACGACGTGAAGTTGCCGTGGGTCGTGGAGCTGCGGGGGCCCGACGGGCGGGCCGACTTCATCCTCGCGATGACGTACGCGGAGGGGGCGCCGGGCGCCCGGGACTCCACCCGGGGGGCGATCGGGCTTCGGTCCGCGGATGCCCGGTGGGTGTACGAGCGGTTGCCGGTGGGCGCGGTGGTGACGGTGCGGGGGTAG
- a CDS encoding AAA family ATPase, which translates to MAAGKSTVAQALAERLPRAAHVRGDVFRRMIVSGREEYEPGAGGEAEAQLRLRYGLSAAAADAYAAAGFTAIVQDVVLGPELKRYVDLVRTRPLYVVVLAPRPEAVTAREAARAKTGYGEWTVEALDSGLRAETPRIGLWLDSSELTVDQTVSAILARLGEAAVA; encoded by the coding sequence ATGGCGGCGGGCAAGTCCACGGTCGCGCAGGCCCTCGCGGAGCGCCTGCCGCGCGCGGCGCACGTGCGCGGTGACGTGTTCCGCCGCATGATCGTCTCCGGCCGCGAGGAGTACGAGCCCGGCGCGGGCGGCGAGGCCGAGGCCCAACTGAGGCTCCGCTACGGCCTGTCGGCGGCCGCGGCCGACGCGTACGCCGCCGCGGGCTTCACCGCGATCGTCCAGGACGTCGTCCTCGGCCCCGAGCTGAAGCGCTACGTCGACCTGGTGCGGACCCGTCCCCTGTACGTCGTCGTCCTCGCCCCGCGCCCCGAAGCGGTCACCGCCCGCGAGGCCGCCCGTGCCAAGACCGGCTACGGCGAGTGGACCGTCGAGGCCCTCGACAGCGGCCTGCGCGCCGAGACCCCGCGCATCGGACTGTGGCTGGACAGCTCGGAGTTGACGGTGGATCAGACGGTGTCGGCGATCCTCGCACGCCTGGGCGAGGCGGCGGTGGCCTGA